From Candidatus Manganitrophus morganii, the proteins below share one genomic window:
- a CDS encoding AI-2E family transporter — MRGEPQAKAVKRFRPMPPTPKFDAGAFAKQTLIVVGITSAVVLLFLLIAAAPDVPLLVFAGILVAVLLRSLSQWVKLYTPLSDGWSLAAVIFLLIGVVGLIGWSLAPEISRQVDQLIQNLPQMINQFNQRLARFEWGERLLARTPEAAEQMMRPSGLVSRLAGLFSTTLGILASLVIVLFIGIHMAIDPASYRNGVIRLFPFNRRERIREVLDQVGESLRWWLIARVIAMIVIGLLSTFGLLFLDVQPALALGFLAGVLNFIPYIGPFLSVFPPLLIALGQGPEKLLYVALLYMVVQWIDNYFVTPVVEKRAVLLPPALTVTIQLLLGILIGALGMMLASPLTASFMVIIKMLYVEDALGDSAEQV; from the coding sequence ATGAGAGGAGAACCGCAGGCCAAAGCGGTCAAAAGATTTCGGCCGATGCCTCCCACGCCGAAATTTGATGCCGGCGCTTTCGCAAAACAGACCCTCATTGTCGTCGGCATCACATCGGCGGTTGTGCTTCTCTTTCTATTGATCGCCGCCGCCCCCGATGTTCCGCTTCTTGTCTTCGCCGGCATTCTCGTCGCGGTCCTCCTCCGAAGCTTAAGCCAGTGGGTCAAATTGTACACCCCCCTTTCGGACGGGTGGTCGCTGGCGGCGGTTATCTTTCTTTTAATCGGAGTGGTCGGACTGATCGGTTGGTCTCTCGCCCCTGAAATTTCCAGACAGGTCGACCAGTTGATTCAAAATCTTCCCCAAATGATCAACCAGTTCAACCAGCGTCTTGCACGATTCGAATGGGGAGAGCGGCTCCTTGCAAGAACACCGGAGGCGGCCGAACAGATGATGAGGCCCTCCGGCCTGGTCTCCCGGCTTGCCGGCCTCTTCTCGACGACGCTCGGGATTCTGGCCAGCCTCGTGATCGTCCTCTTCATCGGGATCCACATGGCGATCGACCCGGCCTCTTATCGAAACGGCGTGATCCGGCTCTTTCCATTCAACCGGCGCGAGCGGATCCGAGAGGTGCTCGATCAGGTCGGGGAGTCGTTAAGGTGGTGGCTGATCGCCCGGGTGATCGCCATGATCGTCATCGGTCTCCTCAGCACGTTCGGGCTCCTCTTCCTCGACGTTCAACCGGCGCTGGCATTGGGGTTTCTGGCGGGGGTCCTCAACTTCATCCCTTACATCGGCCCATTTCTCTCTGTATTTCCCCCCCTGCTGATTGCGCTCGGTCAAGGACCGGAGAAACTTCTCTATGTCGCCCTTCTCTACATGGTGGTCCAATGGATCGATAACTACTTCGTCACCCCCGTCGTAGAGAAGCGAGCGGTGCTTCTGCCCCCGGCGCTCACGGTCACCATCCAACTCCTTCTCGGCATTCTCATCGGCGCCCTCGGCATGATGCTTGCCTCCCCTCTCACCGCCAGCTTCATGGTGATCATCAAAATGCTTTACGTCGAGGATGCGCTGGGGGATTCGGCGGAACAAGTGTGA